The Ochotona princeps isolate mOchPri1 chromosome 1, mOchPri1.hap1, whole genome shotgun sequence genome has a segment encoding these proteins:
- the LOC131480399 gene encoding butyrophilin subfamily 2 member A1-like — translation MECGSLASLLCSLPSLLLLVQLPRCGFADVFQVIGPTDPIVAVLGGDAILPCSLWPPMNVEDMELRWFRSTFAEAVLICQNRQELDEEQLPQYAGRTSLVRDFLSQGEAAVHIQNIQVSDNGKYTCLFRQGILSDEAILDLQVAGLGSAPQVHIEGP, via the exons ATGGAATGTGGCAGCCTTGCCTCTCTGCTCTGCAGTCtcccctccctgcttctcctggTGCAGCTGCCCAGGTGCGGCTTTGCAG ATGTGTTCCAGGTGATTGGCCCCACTGACCCCATAGTGGCGGTGTTGGGTGGTGATGCCATTCTGCCCTGCTCCCTGTGGCCACCCATGAATGTAGAGGACATGGAGCTGCGGTGGTTCCGTTCAACATTCGCAGAAGCAGTGCTCATCTGTCAGAACCGTCAGGAGCTTGACGAGGAGCAGCTGCCCCAGTATGCAGGGCGGACCTCCCTGGTGAGGGATTTCCTCTCTCAGGGTGAGGCTGCTGTGCACATCCAGAACATACAGGTTTCAGACAATGGCAAGTACACTTGCCTCTTCAGACAAGGAATATTATCTGATGAAGCCATTTTAGACCTTCAGGTGGCAG GCCTGGGCTCTGCCCCACAAGTGCACATTGAAGGGCCATAG